The following are from one region of the Nitrososphaerales archaeon genome:
- a CDS encoding hemerythrin domain-containing protein, with amino-acid sequence MNRCHHGKEEQGLFPLLEQKGMPHNMGSIAVMIMEHERTKIIVEEIREEMKLYRSNMDDPSILILAYEKCIEHVSQHLWKENNRLFQMADTLLK; translated from the coding sequence ATGAACAGGTGCCACCATGGCAAAGAGGAGCAGGGGCTGTTTCCATTGCTGGAGCAAAAAGGGATGCCTCACAACATGGGCTCGATAGCGGTAATGATTATGGAACATGAAAGAACAAAGATCATAGTAGAAGAGATTAGAGAGGAGATGAAACTGTATAGGAGTAACATGGACGATCCGTCGATACTCATTCTGGCTTATGAGAAGTGCATAGAGCATGTTTCGCAACACCTGTGGAAGGAAAATAACAGGCTTTTTCAGATGGCTGACACTTTGCTCAAATAG